The Hemitrygon akajei chromosome 23, sHemAka1.3, whole genome shotgun sequence genome includes a window with the following:
- the bccip gene encoding protein BCCIP homolog: MASAAKRRALPEVEGSESGSESGQGSDGSGGDSDEEVHEEVQVDFEAHTISDLDCNGIKRLLQQLFLKASVNITELADLIIQQNHIGSVIRQAEISDEGSEEDDEDGVFGFITVLNLTERKGTESIEQIKDLVLSQCKTHYPTAAEQLEKILNDNSKPVNFLISERFVNVPPQIALPLHKQLQAELLDAQRTNKPCGKCHYYLVMSKACVEAGKKKPHQRGKQKEELLFANAEDEFFYEQSIMKFSYSVEEDSDSCLSGRWAFDDVPMKPLRIVMLIPANCLNAVMDKFKEYLSV; this comes from the exons ATGGCGTCGGCGGCGAAGCGCCGCGCGTTACCGGAGGTGGAGGGCAGCGAGTCCGGATCCGAGTCGGGCCAAGGCTCCGACGGCAGCGGCGGGGACTCGGACGAAGAAGTGCACGAG GAAGTGCAAGTAGATTTTGAAGCACACACCATATCTGACTTGGATTGCAATGGAATCAAGAGATTGTTACAGCAG TTATTTCTCAAGGCCAGTGTCAACATCACTGAGCTGGCTGATTTGATTATACAACAAAATCACATTGGAAGTGTTATTCGG CAAGCTGAAATCTCGGATGAGGGTAGTGAAGAAGATGATGAAGACGGTGTTTTTGGATTTATCACTGTTTTAAATCTGACCGAAAGGAAG GGAACTGAATCTATAGAACAAATAAAAGATTTGGTTCTGAGCCAGTGCAAGACCCATTATCCGACTGCAGCTGAGCAGCTGGAAAAAATACTAAATGACAACAGCAAGCCTGTCAACTTTCTCATCAGTGAGCGCTTCGTTAATGTGCCTCCTCAGATTGCACTACCCCTGCACAAACAGCTCCA AGCAGAATTGTTGGATGCACAGAGGACTAACAAACCTTGTGGCAAGTGCCATTATTACCTTGTAATGAGCAAGGCCTGTGTGGAAGCAGGAAAGAAAAAGCCACATCAAAGGGGCAAGCAGAAAGAAGAGTTATTGTTTGCAAATGCAGAAGATGAGTTCTTTTATGAG CAATCCATTATGAAATTCAGCTACAGTGTGGAAGAGGATAGTGACAGCTGTCTCTCTGGCCGTTGGGCATTTGATGatgttcctatgaaacctctACGTATAGTAATGCTAATTCCTGCTAACTGCTTAAATGCAGTTATGGACAAATTCAAAGAATATTTATCTGTATAA